The following are from one region of the Solanum stenotomum isolate F172 unplaced genomic scaffold, ASM1918654v1 scaffold32159, whole genome shotgun sequence genome:
- the LOC125852073 gene encoding WAT1-related protein At4g08300-like yields MGTSIGTYKRFKPHILMVLAQIAYTFLYFITEASFNHGMNPHVYITYRHIVAGLAMLPFAYFLERKTRPKLTMALLLEIFVLSLLGVSLTLNMYFVSLNYTSPTLLASMVNTIAALTFVLAVILRLEDANIRNPRGMAKIIGTLVSLAGVMSMTLYKGPVMKSLGHPLIYIHKGNGVIHENWLKGSILTAASCITWSIRYIMQAYTLKRYPAQLSLTTWMSFVGAAQSAFYTVIVKHKQTAWTMGFNIDFWSTLYGGIVISGLVVYIQLWCTEQKGPVFVTVFNPLSTVLVAGLAYFFLGEKLYTGSIIGAVIVIIGLYLLLWGKEDQQPEMKEKEQCSTTNEVHHEDLRMQKFTSDADKFSAEP; encoded by the exons ATGGGGACTAGCATAGGCACTTACAAGAGGTTCAAGCCTCATATCCTTATGGTGTTGGCTCAAATTGCTTACACTTTTCTGTACTTCATAACTGAAGCTTCCTTCAATCATGGAATGAATCCTCATGTCTACATAACTTATCGGCATATCGTTGCCGGTCTTGCTATGCTACCCTTTGCCTATTTTCTTGAAAG AAAGACAAGGCCAAAGTTAACTATGGCTTTGTTGTTGGAGATATTTGTACTCTCTCTACTGGG AGTGAGTTTGACACTGAACATGTACTTTGTGAGCTTGAACTACACTTCCCCGACTCTTCTTGCCTCAATGGTCAACACTATAGCTGCCTTAACATTTGTACTAGCAGTTATTCTCAG GTTGGAAGATGCTAACATTCGAAATCCTAGAGGAATGGCAAAAATCATAGGAACTTTGGTTTCCTTGGCTGGGGTTATGAGCATGACATTATACAAAGGACCTGTTATGAAAAGCTTAGGACATCCTCTCATCTACATCCACAAAGGGAATGGTGTTATCCATGAGAACTGGTTAAAAGGCTCGATCCTCACTGCTGCTAGCTGCATTACATGGTCAATACGGTACATCATGCAG GCTTACACTTTGAAAAGATATCCAGCACAACTATCGTTGACTACATGGATGAGCTTTGTTGGTGCAGCACAATCAGCTTTCTACACAGTAATTGTAAAACACAAACAAACAGCTTGGACCATGGGTTTCAACATTGATTTCTGGTCTACTCTGTATGGG GGAATAGTGATCTCTGGTTTAGTAGTGTACATACAACTCTGGTGCACTGAACAAAAGGGACCAGTTTTCGTAACTGTGTTCAACCCACTCTCAACCGTACTAGTTGCAGGTCTAGCATATTTCTTCCTTGGTGAAAAGCTCTACACTGGCAG CATCATTGGAGCAGTAATTGTCATTATTGGACTGTACTTGCTTTTGTGGGGAAAAGAAGATCAACAACCAgaaatgaaagagaaagagCAATGCTCCACAACTAACGAAGTGCATCACGAAGACCTTAGGATGCAGAAATTCACATCAGATGCAGACAAATTTAGTGCAGAACCTTGA